The Pirellulales bacterium nucleotide sequence AGCGTTTGTAACACCGGAAAACTTTCTCTGCGCGTTCAGGTCGTTCGCCACAAATGGCGGCGCTGATTATACTGGAGTCATGTCCGCAGTGTCTCGTGGCTACCTGCCACATTGGTTTGGGCGTAGGAAATGCCCACTTTTCTTTTTTCAATCGCTGCAGCGAAGGAGAGCTCGGCGGCATGTCTTGTTCGATACGGCGACGGGGATTATTAATGAAACGCAATTGGCGGCATCGGTCTTTTGTCATTGCGACTACGCTGTGCGGAGCTTTTTTGACAGGCGTGATCGGGCTTTCATCCGTTGCCACAGCAGCGCCCGCCGATCAGCCTTCCAGTTTGGCGCCGGCCAATGAGCAGCCGTCGGTTCCCAAATCTGCACCGGCGGATACGGGCACAAAATCACTTCCCGGGCCGCCCAATCCATTTGATGAAACACCAACTCCGTCGCCCGCAACTCCGTCGAGCCAAGGTACGCCAGATACGGGCCGTTCTTCGCTAGCGCAACCCGCTCCGTTACAAGGCCCCTTGGGCGCTCCCGCACAAACCGAACCAGCCAAGCCCGAATCACAGACTCCTTCGCAGGGTCCACCCAATCCGTTTGGAGGAAATACTGCTCCATCGGCGTCAACTCCATCGGCCAAAGGCGAGGAAGGCGCTGGCCGATCTTCGCTCACACAACCAGCGCCATTGCAAGGCCCCTTAGGCACTCCGTCGACGCCATCGACTACCCCACCCACCAAGCCCGAAGCGCAGGGTCGCATGCCCGGCCCCAATCCGTTTGAAACCCCGACTCCAAGCGAACCACAGCCAGAACAGCCCAGCTCCGCGACACCATCGACACCGTCAACGCCTTCCACACCCTCAACGCCGGAGCAACATCCCGCAACTCCTTCCACCCCGTCGGCCGAACAGCCGAGCGAGGAGACCTACACTCCGGCGCAACAAGCCGTGAAGGCAGGCATCGCCTTGCTGCAAAAGGAAAAGTACGACGAAGCGTTGCAACACTTTGACGAAGCGTTAAAGCTCGATCCGGCCGAAGGTGCCGCCTATTTCTACAAAGGCGTGGCCTACCGCATGTTGAATCGTTTCGACGACGCCATCGACGCTTTTACCTCGGCCATAGACTTGACCGTCGACGACCTGGATGCCCAGACCGAAAACTATTTGCGCCGCGGCATCGTCTGGTTCTATAAAGGCGAATATGGAATCGCCTGGCAAGATTTCGATCAAGCCGCCGTGTTCGCCAAAGATGAGGATCCCCGACCCGATTTCTGGAAGGGCCTGGCTGATGCCCGCCAGGGAAAATGGCTCGCGGCCGCAAATTCCTACGCGGTTTCTCTCGAGCACGACGACCATTACCTCCCGGCATTCGTCAATCTAGGTCTGACTTATCTCATGTTGGATGAACCCAAAAAAGCGACCTATTGCTTCGATCAGGCCATTCGTTTGGATCCGCACGATGCCGCAAATTACTTCAAGCGCGGCATTGCCCAAGTCCGGTCCGAAAATTTGCGAGAAGCGGTTGATTCCTATACCCAAGCCATTCGCCTGAATCCGAATTACGCCGAAGCGTATTTGAACCGCAGTGTTGCCCATCGACGATTGGGCGACCAGCAGCAGGCCGAAAAAGACGAAGCAGCCGCCATCAAGATTAATCCCGACATCCAAAAACAATTAACCGGCACTGGTTAATCATCCCAGGCTGATAGAACCGCCGAGAAGCAGAGGCGCAGAGAAACAGAGAAGCAGGCAAGCGCGCTGGAATCACTGCGGAACAGATGAGGCGCCAGCACGTCGACTGCTTAAACCTTTTCTGCGCCTCTGCCACTCGGCAGTTCCAAGTTAAACTGAGCACCAACAGGTGCAGATCCGCTTTTCCCACCGGGCCACTGGCTCACTTCGGCTTGATCTCGAACGTGTTATCGTGCTGCACGTATTTCAGGCCGGCCGGATCGAGCACCGCCTGCAACAGTTCCTCGGCCGAAACTTCTTTCACGTTCACTTGGACTTTCGTCTCCAACGATATTCCCTCCGCCGAAATGGCCGCGCGATCGAGTTGAATTTCTACTCCCATTTGTTTCTCCAGAGCGTCCAGCAACTTGCCGACGGGTAATTCCACCCGCAACGTGTAAACTTTGCGGCCTTCGGTCACGCTGGTGCGATGCGCCGTATGCCCGGCCAAAACATCGTTGACCACGTCCTGGTCTTCCTGCCGACCGCGCACAATCAGCTTGCCGCCGGCGACGTCGATTTGGGCCGCGGCCAACAATTTGATTTGCCGCAATTGGGCTGCTACATCCTGCGGCGCTCCCGAAACCGCATAACTGCGATCAATGACAGGTTTTTCCGGCATGGGCACTAATCGTAGCGAGTTTCCGTCGGCAACTAGCTCGTAAGTCAGATCAAATTGAGCCAAGACCAACGTCAGTCGCTCCGGTAAAGTCAGCGGTGGCAAATCGGCAGCGGCCCAAAGATCGGCCGGAATTTGATCGAGCCCCTCTATTTTCACGCCACTTTCACGGCCTAAATCGGCGAGCAAATCGCGCGGAGCCGAAAGCTTGTCCCACTTCCAAGGCTTGGCCTGTGTCCAACGCAAACGAGTGGCCGTCGGCAAGCGTCCCGCTTCGTCACTGCGCAACGCAGCCACCGTGCGCAGACGATCTGTGATCGATTTCGGCCCGAAATAGGCCACGGGCCCTAATCCAGTCACGCCAATTTGCAGCCGCGATGCAATTCGTTCCAGCGCCTCCTGCAACGGCACATTATCGAACGCCAGCTCGATTTTCTGATCCGGATCGACCCGCCGGTCGAGCATCACCGCCAGCTTTTGAGTTTTCGATAGGCTGGCCAACGCCTGGCGAACCGTGATATTCGACCAGGTAATGCCCACATTTTGTGCCAGCGCCTGCTGGAGCGCCCCATCGGTCAGCCATACGACCTCCGCAGCAGCGGCCCGGTCGGCCGATAGCATTCCTCGCTCACCGATTAGCAAGCAACCCAGCGCCAAAATCGCACACCGCCCTGGCAGTCGCCGAATCATGACAACATTCTGATTATTCACAGGAACCGAACACCCTCGTTCTCCCACAATGTAGAAGTACTGATTATTGCACCTGGAAAACCACTGGCAAATTCAAAACGTTTTTGGGTTTTCTCTGTTTGCCAGTTTAATTGCCAACGGTCTGTAATTACACTGGAATCTAGGGCGATGGATTTTCGGTTTCCGCGGTCTTTTCCGGAAGGTGCAGTATGGGCGATCCAACCATCCGCCGACCGATTCTGTCCGAACTGTACGAACAATTTCTGGCCGACCGCGATCAAGCGGCCTTTATCCATCGTGTGGCGGAACGCTATCACACCGCTACCCTGGAACGGCTGGTATTGCATCCGTCGCGCTGGGTCCGGCGGGGGTCGGTTCTGGCCTTGGGAGCGATCTCCGATTTTTCCTCCAACACCGTGCTAGGGCACGCGCTGGTCGACCATGACCGAGGCGTCAGAATGCTGGCCGAATCCGCCATTCGGGCCATTTGGTGCCGCGATGGCTCTTGGAATCAGCAGCAGGAATTGGCGCGAATCATCGGGCTGAATGCCGCGGAAAAACACGATGCCGCGCGCAACGCCGCCACGCGCCTGATCGAAGATAATCCCCGACTGGCCGAATCGTGGAATCAACGGGCCATTGCCAATTTTGCTGTCCAGCGCGTGCTGGAGTCGATTGCCGATTGCCGGCAAACGTTGGATTTGAACCCGTTCCATTTCGGCGCCGCCGCCGGCTTGGGGCAGTGCCACATGCAATTGGGCGACCACCAGTCAGCACTCGATACTTTCCGACACGCTTTGAAAATCAACCCGTCCATGGAAGGCGTCCGGTCAAACGTCGTCTACTTACAAAAGCTGCTGGGAAAACGAAAATAGCCCATTTGGATTATAGCCCGGCAACGATCCGCTTGCGGCTTAGTCCGGGCTTCTTATCAATTTGTTCGGATCTCTGAATCCTGAATCCTGCTTCCACGCAACGGATGGACCCTCTCGAAATCATCGCCCACCGCGGCTCTTCCTTCTTAGCGCCGGAAAATACGCGCGCCGCGGTTGACCTTGCCTGGCAAGAAGGGGCCGATGCCGTCGAAGGCGATTTTCGGCTGACCCGCGATGGCCACATCGTTTGCCTGCACGATACCACGCTCAACCGCACCGCCGGCGTCAATGTGCGCGTGGCGGATTGTTCGCTGGAAGAACTGCAAGCGTACGACTTCGGCACTTGGAAAGGCCCGCAATTCGCCGGCCAGCGAATTCCCACACTGTCCGATTTGCTGGCGACCGTCCCAGCGGGCAAACGGTATTACGTGGAGATCAAATGTGGCCCGGAAATCATTCCCGAGCTGGCCCGCGTCATCTCCGCTTGCGGCTTAGCGCCCGACCAAATGGTGCCCATCTGCCTGCAACTGCCGGTCATCGCTGAAATCAAAACAGCCATCCCGCAGTGTTCCGCGTACTGGGTTGTGGAGTTCAAGCGCGCCGAAACAGGCCAGTGGCAACCCTCGATTCACGACATCATCGGCGTTGCCCAGCGCGCGGGTCTGAACGGCCTCGATTTAATGGCCTCCGGCCCCATCGACGCACCACTCGTGAAGCGCATCAAAGCCGCCGGCTTGGGCCTGTGCGTCTGGACCGTCGACGACCCGCCGCTAGCCCGCCGCCTGATCGACCTGGGCATCACCCGCCTCACCACCAACCGCCCCGCCTGGCTGCGCGAACAAATCACGGCTTCCAAATAATCTGCGCTCGTAGGCAGAGATCCCTATGCAAACCGCCGCCGCGCCCACAGCAAGCCGATCGCGCCAGTGGTTAGGAGTAGCAGCGTGGAGGGTTCGGGAATGACGCTGATGCCAGCTTCATTAAGAAAACGTCCACCTGAAGATAGTATACTTTGATGCCCATTCGTGGGATCGATTGCCAAGATGGCACCGGTCGGATTGACCGCGGAACTGCTTTCGGCCACGAGGATAGTCCCGTTGGCCTCAATCGCTAATCCCAAGGCATCGGCCAAAAAACCACCCGATGACAACAGAGTCTGCGAGCCATTGATCGGATTCAACTGAACGAGTCGATTATCCTGATCGACAACGTCGACATTGCCCATGCTGTCGACAGCCAACCCACGAGGCGTAGCCAGTAGGTTGCCAGACGAAAGCGTTGACACTGATCCATTTGTGGCATCGATCTTAAAGACGGCGTTCGCAGATAAGTCGGACACTAAAATATTGCCTGCATGATCCAGCGCAATCCCCCACGGCTCCGAAAGCCCCTGACCACTAGCGACCAAGCTACTCGACCCATTATTCGGGTCAACCTGATAGACCGCATGAAGGCCCTCATCTGCCACCAGTAACATTCCCTGTGCATTAATTACCAAATCGCCAAATAAACTTTGGGATGGGAAGGTTGTCACGATCGAGACGATTCCGGTCGAAGGATTCACTGAGAGAATGTGCTTGGTCGTGCCATCGGTCACATCGATCATTCCGTTCGACCCTAGTACCGCATCATACGGTGTGCTCATTTTTGCATAGGTGGTATCCGTTGCGATCAATGTTTGTTGACCGTTTGTTGGATTCACCTTGACAATTTCGCCATAGCCAGAAGCCGCACTTTGAATCGCAACGATGAGGTCTCCAGGTGACAAGGTCACGGCATGGGCGGTGGCAGCCGGCGACAGGATTCCACTCATCATGAGTGCGGCCAGTGCTCCGAACAGAGATGGGGATGTGGTTTTACTCATTGTGCAGAGGCTCCGAGACGAGAAAGTTGAGCCTCTGCCGAATTGTTCCGCCCGAGATCATACCCCCTGAAAGCGGCTAACACAAGGAATTGGCGATCCCTGAATCGCCGCAAATTGACATCACAGCGCCACCGTCAAATATCTGGCGAGAGCCAAATCGGCGGAAATCGGAGCCCACGCCGCCAACAGTTTGTAGCGAGGTTCGATAGCCATCATAACACACGTCTGTAGAAATTGAGCCACGGTTTTTGCTATGGTGGTTCTCACGTGCCGATAGGTAGTGGCACTTGCGTTTCGCTAGGGCCCGCTGCCTTTTGCGCGAGAAAATTCCACACCTGTGAGAGTAAACTCACCCCCATTTTGCACACGACGATGTTCACGTTGCCCGATTTTTGCCGAACGCCCACAAGAATGGGCCGCACAAAACGAGGGAGTTTTGCACGAAAAATCGAGTTTTTCGCGCCGCACGCGCAAAATTCGGTGGCCCAACCACGGCGAAGCCCGGGAAATTGGATTTTTCTGGCCGGAGTTTTGCACGAGAGGCAAAGTACTAAATTATTTTCCATGCTCGGCGGTCGAATTTGATTTTATGCCACACACGGTTCTCATTCTCGGTGCAGGCATCAACGGCGCGGCCTTGGCGCGCGAGTTGACGCTGAACGGCCTGGGCGTGGTGCTGGTCGACATTCAAGATGTTGCCGCCGGGGCCACGTCGTACAGCTCGCGGCTGATTCACGGCGGCCTGCGCTATTTGGAATACGGCGATTTCGCCCTGGTGCGCGAATCGCTGGGCGAACGGACCCGGCTGTTGCGCTTGGCCCCGCAATTCGTGCGGCCGCTGCGGCTGTTCATTCCGGTGCAAAATCGATTTGGCGGATTGATGTCGGCGGCGCGGCGGTTCCTGCGTTTGAAAGATCGTCCCCATGCCGGCCGGGTGCTGCATCGCGGGCTGTGGACCGTGCGG carries:
- a CDS encoding tetratricopeptide repeat protein gives rise to the protein MKRNWRHRSFVIATTLCGAFLTGVIGLSSVATAAPADQPSSLAPANEQPSVPKSAPADTGTKSLPGPPNPFDETPTPSPATPSSQGTPDTGRSSLAQPAPLQGPLGAPAQTEPAKPESQTPSQGPPNPFGGNTAPSASTPSAKGEEGAGRSSLTQPAPLQGPLGTPSTPSTTPPTKPEAQGRMPGPNPFETPTPSEPQPEQPSSATPSTPSTPSTPSTPEQHPATPSTPSAEQPSEETYTPAQQAVKAGIALLQKEKYDEALQHFDEALKLDPAEGAAYFYKGVAYRMLNRFDDAIDAFTSAIDLTVDDLDAQTENYLRRGIVWFYKGEYGIAWQDFDQAAVFAKDEDPRPDFWKGLADARQGKWLAAANSYAVSLEHDDHYLPAFVNLGLTYLMLDEPKKATYCFDQAIRLDPHDAANYFKRGIAQVRSENLREAVDSYTQAIRLNPNYAEAYLNRSVAHRRLGDQQQAEKDEAAAIKINPDIQKQLTGTG
- a CDS encoding STN domain-containing protein; this translates as MIRRLPGRCAILALGCLLIGERGMLSADRAAAAEVVWLTDGALQQALAQNVGITWSNITVRQALASLSKTQKLAVMLDRRVDPDQKIELAFDNVPLQEALERIASRLQIGVTGLGPVAYFGPKSITDRLRTVAALRSDEAGRLPTATRLRWTQAKPWKWDKLSAPRDLLADLGRESGVKIEGLDQIPADLWAAADLPPLTLPERLTLVLAQFDLTYELVADGNSLRLVPMPEKPVIDRSYAVSGAPQDVAAQLRQIKLLAAAQIDVAGGKLIVRGRQEDQDVVNDVLAGHTAHRTSVTEGRKVYTLRVELPVGKLLDALEKQMGVEIQLDRAAISAEGISLETKVQVNVKEVSAEELLQAVLDPAGLKYVQHDNTFEIKPK
- a CDS encoding tetratricopeptide repeat protein, whose amino-acid sequence is MGDPTIRRPILSELYEQFLADRDQAAFIHRVAERYHTATLERLVLHPSRWVRRGSVLALGAISDFSSNTVLGHALVDHDRGVRMLAESAIRAIWCRDGSWNQQQELARIIGLNAAEKHDAARNAATRLIEDNPRLAESWNQRAIANFAVQRVLESIADCRQTLDLNPFHFGAAAGLGQCHMQLGDHQSALDTFRHALKINPSMEGVRSNVVYLQKLLGKRK
- a CDS encoding glycerophosphodiester phosphodiesterase, whose product is MDPLEIIAHRGSSFLAPENTRAAVDLAWQEGADAVEGDFRLTRDGHIVCLHDTTLNRTAGVNVRVADCSLEELQAYDFGTWKGPQFAGQRIPTLSDLLATVPAGKRYYVEIKCGPEIIPELARVISACGLAPDQMVPICLQLPVIAEIKTAIPQCSAYWVVEFKRAETGQWQPSIHDIIGVAQRAGLNGLDLMASGPIDAPLVKRIKAAGLGLCVWTVDDPPLARRLIDLGITRLTTNRPAWLREQITASK
- a CDS encoding PEP-CTERM sorting domain-containing protein, whose product is MSKTTSPSLFGALAALMMSGILSPAATAHAVTLSPGDLIVAIQSAASGYGEIVKVNPTNGQQTLIATDTTYAKMSTPYDAVLGSNGMIDVTDGTTKHILSVNPSTGIVSIVTTFPSQSLFGDLVINAQGMLLVADEGLHAVYQVDPNNGSSSLVASGQGLSEPWGIALDHAGNILVSDLSANAVFKIDATNGSVSTLSSGNLLATPRGLAVDSMGNVDVVDQDNRLVQLNPINGSQTLLSSGGFLADALGLAIEANGTILVAESSSAVNPTGAILAIDPTNGHQSILSSGGRFLNEAGISVIPEPSTLLLLTTGAIGLLWARRRFA